GCAAAAGCAGAAGTAGTAAATTTTGGGTGTCATATGGAAATCTATATCCATAATGATGAAGAAGTGTTTTTAGGATTAGCTTACTTTGATGGTGAGTTCTATGAGTTTCAATACTAAAATTATTACAAAATAGTAGCAGTTAAATAGAGGTGAAAAAATGAGTATATTTCAGATTGCTTTAAGTAACTTAAAACGTAGAAAAATGAAAATGCTTTTTCTAATGATGGGATTAGTTGTTGGAGTAGCGACAGTTATAGCTTTTCTAAATATTATAGAAGCAATGAATAAAGATTTAGGGGATAGAATTGATGAATTCGGTGCCAATGCCATTTTACTTCCTCGTACAGAAGGAATGGAAATGAGTTATGGTAATGCCATGGTCTCGGATTTAACTTTTGATGTCCAAAAATTAACAATGGAAGATATCCCACCTATTTTTACTTCATCCGTTGCTGAGTACATTAATATAGTATCACCAAAACTAGTAGGAGCTGTAGATATTAAAGGTCAAAAGTCTTTAATTGTAGGTATAGAAACGAAACAAGAGTTTTCACAAAAGCCGTGGTTTTCATTGAGATATCAAGAAGGTGTTGCACCAGGAGATAGGGTAGGCGATTTGGCTCTGCTGGAATTGCCTGAAGATCGTTTAATTCTTGGGTTATCGGCTGCAAGGGCATTTAATGTGCAAATTGGTGATGCATTAGAAATAGATAATAGGATTTTTTATGTTTATGGTGTATTAGATGAACTTGGAAGTGAAGAAGATGGCCTTATATTTGCTAATTTGACAGTGGTTCAAAATATTCTTAATAGACCTGGTGAACTTTCTATGATAGAGATTTCAGCATACTGTAATTACTGTCCTATAGAGGAAGTTACAATGGGATTAGAAGAAGCCATTCCTAATGCCCGTGGCATTCCTTTAAGACAAGCAGCTCTTTTTAGGGAAGAGACAATTGAACAATTTTCAGCTTTTGGT
The nucleotide sequence above comes from Natranaerovirga pectinivora. Encoded proteins:
- a CDS encoding ABC transporter permease, which encodes MSIFQIALSNLKRRKMKMLFLMMGLVVGVATVIAFLNIIEAMNKDLGDRIDEFGANAILLPRTEGMEMSYGNAMVSDLTFDVQKLTMEDIPPIFTSSVAEYINIVSPKLVGAVDIKGQKSLIVGIETKQEFSQKPWFSLRYQEGVAPGDRVGDLALLELPEDRLILGLSAARAFNVQIGDALEIDNRIFYVYGVLDELGSEEDGLIFANLTVVQNILNRPGELSMIEISAYCNYCPIEEVTMGLEEAIPNARGIPLRQAALFREETIEQFSAFGYALSGMVLLIAALVVLISMLSSINERTREIGIFRAIGFRQRHIIQIIFLEVGMVSILGGVLGFAFGSLGAKYAGPYLAGIQSGVPIQFNLLLPAVLLSTSLAIIVSAYPAIKAAKLDPAEALRFL